A region of Paenibacillus sp. 37 DNA encodes the following proteins:
- a CDS encoding cysteine hydrolase family protein: MKVGFIIIDMQESIVRKKMDQSSIDHACEYINHVANVLRSNDHVVIHVQDVEGMEETPPEEYRIIPEVDVNEKDITVTKEASNAFWQTNLEQVLKSHGIELVIIAGFAAEECVLFTYNGAMERGFRPVMLQNGILSTHHEAVISTYRDRNVISYPVVDYLIH, encoded by the coding sequence ATGAAAGTAGGATTCATAATCATTGATATGCAAGAGAGTATTGTGCGGAAAAAGATGGATCAGAGCTCGATAGACCATGCTTGCGAGTACATTAACCATGTAGCTAACGTGCTGCGCTCGAATGATCATGTGGTCATTCACGTGCAGGATGTGGAGGGCATGGAGGAGACACCACCGGAAGAATATCGTATTATTCCCGAGGTAGATGTGAATGAGAAGGATATCACAGTTACCAAAGAAGCTTCCAACGCTTTCTGGCAGACTAATCTGGAGCAGGTGTTGAAGAGTCACGGAATTGAATTGGTGATTATTGCCGGGTTTGCCGCAGAGGAATGTGTTCTATTCACCTACAACGGTGCGATGGAGCGAGGTTTCCGTCCGGTGATGTTGCAAAATGGAATTCTAAGCACCCATCACGAAGCGGTGATTTCAACGTACAGAGATCGCAATGTGATCTCATATCCTGTGGTTGATTATCTAATCCATTAA
- a CDS encoding PTS glucose transporter subunit IIA — MWKWKNNKSAKTSETISVASPLTGTCVSLEEVPDEAFAQGLMGPGVAMIPQEGRLVAPIDGTVVHLIKSHHAVMIEHASGLQLLLHIGMNTVSLKGQGFTPQVQAGDQVTIGQTLIEFDLNAIASAGYPVITPVIVANAAEQPWESHPEYGSVEAGMGTIMKVSLSK; from the coding sequence ATCTGGAAATGGAAAAACAACAAATCTGCCAAAACATCTGAAACAATATCCGTCGCATCCCCGCTCACCGGAACCTGCGTCAGTTTGGAAGAAGTGCCTGACGAAGCGTTCGCGCAAGGACTTATGGGACCGGGAGTCGCAATGATTCCCCAAGAAGGCAGGCTGGTCGCCCCTATCGACGGCACTGTGGTGCACCTGATCAAATCGCACCATGCCGTAATGATTGAGCATGCTTCCGGGCTGCAGCTGCTGCTGCATATCGGTATGAATACTGTCAGCCTGAAAGGACAGGGCTTCACCCCCCAAGTGCAGGCCGGGGATCAAGTCACTATCGGTCAGACTCTGATTGAATTTGACCTGAATGCGATTGCTTCCGCCGGTTATCCGGTCATCACCCCTGTCATCGTTGCGAATGCGGCTGAACAGCCGTGGGAGTCACACCCGGAGTATGGCAGCGTAGAAGCAGGCATGGGAACGATCATGAAAGTCAGCTTGTCCAAATAA
- a CDS encoding PRD domain-containing protein: MSKGMILQVERVVGSNIVLARSHQNTKEYVLIGKGLGFAFKVESTVQADDPRIEKRFRLEDREEWGQAQELMRDLDPNVIDISDRIIRLIADQFPGKLNDKIYLALPSHIQFTLYRIRNGMEILNPFLTETKLSFPKEFEIALEAAAMIGEAFGVEVPEDEAGFLTYHVYSSVNHVPVGQLVKVSNVISKLQSIIEEEGGVRFDQSSLSQARLMIHLRFSMERLYQQPMTAPTFAQYVKNEYTSEYQLARKLSAVMAEDLGTEVPEEETAFLAMHLYRLFQTHAKTNNRKDNTQ; this comes from the coding sequence GTGAGTAAAGGAATGATTTTGCAGGTGGAGCGGGTCGTTGGCAGTAATATTGTTCTGGCCCGGTCGCACCAGAATACCAAGGAGTACGTACTGATCGGCAAAGGGTTGGGATTTGCGTTCAAGGTGGAAAGCACCGTTCAGGCCGATGATCCGCGGATTGAAAAAAGGTTCCGGCTGGAAGACCGGGAGGAGTGGGGGCAGGCGCAGGAGCTGATGAGGGACTTGGACCCCAATGTCATCGACATCTCTGACCGAATTATCCGTCTCATCGCTGATCAGTTTCCCGGCAAGCTGAATGACAAGATCTACCTTGCTCTTCCGAGTCATATTCAGTTCACCTTATATCGTATCCGCAATGGGATGGAGATTCTGAATCCTTTTCTTACGGAGACAAAGCTCAGTTTTCCGAAAGAATTCGAAATCGCCTTGGAAGCGGCGGCCATGATCGGAGAGGCCTTTGGCGTAGAGGTACCGGAGGATGAGGCCGGGTTCCTGACATACCATGTGTACTCCTCCGTAAATCACGTCCCTGTCGGACAGTTGGTTAAGGTATCCAATGTGATCAGCAAACTTCAGTCGATTATTGAAGAGGAGGGTGGTGTTCGCTTTGATCAGAGCAGCCTTAGCCAGGCAAGACTCATGATACACCTGCGCTTCTCCATGGAACGCCTGTATCAGCAGCCGATGACGGCTCCCACCTTCGCACAATATGTGAAAAATGAATATACGTCCGAATACCAGCTGGCCAGAAAACTGAGCGCTGTAATGGCCGAGGATTTGGGTACAGAAGTGCCTGAGGAAGAAACGGCTTTTCTCGCAATGCATTTATACCGGCTTTTTCAAACCCATGCCAAAACCAACAACAGAAAGGACAACACACAATGA
- a CDS encoding GNAT family N-acetyltransferase, which produces MKMNVQIKSILAEQKELFLNLYNLYLYDLSEFSGEDLLKEGKYDPTNTYLYLERDELHPFLIQYEGKIIGFVLVCSPPYVPEDVDYTVQELFLVKKYRGQGLAAQAVDLVFAQFQGRFKVGQLANNAAAVSFWKKYYEQHQIEYTESEYNIEIDNIAGSHRILSQTFVRGKR; this is translated from the coding sequence ATGAAGATGAACGTACAAATTAAGAGTATTTTGGCAGAACAAAAGGAATTGTTTCTCAACCTGTACAACTTGTACTTATATGATCTGTCTGAATTTTCTGGCGAGGATCTACTTAAAGAGGGGAAATATGATCCAACGAACACCTATCTCTATCTGGAACGCGATGAATTACATCCGTTTTTGATTCAGTATGAAGGAAAGATTATTGGATTCGTCCTGGTGTGTTCACCTCCATATGTGCCAGAAGATGTGGATTATACCGTGCAGGAGCTGTTCCTGGTCAAAAAGTATCGTGGACAGGGACTGGCAGCACAAGCGGTCGACTTGGTTTTTGCTCAGTTTCAGGGTAGATTCAAAGTAGGACAACTCGCTAACAATGCAGCAGCAGTTTCGTTCTGGAAAAAGTATTATGAGCAACATCAGATTGAATATACCGAGTCTGAATATAACATTGAGATTGACAACATCGCTGGCAGCCACCGGATTTTGTCTCAGACTTTTGTGCGTGGAAAGAGATAG
- a CDS encoding phosphodiester glycosidase family protein, whose product MMKMYQKPTRKDPHKRPISPRKRRWLIITLVIVLAVGGILYSLADRYLIRHVQVVVADENTATAATGNTNDSTSTPTTATEVNATSDDWDYSSDDMEVHIDKVQSGSGSDQITYYVADVQLTDASSLRTALADNSFGTNITENTSEIAAANNAIFAINGDYYGFRDDGVIIRNGTLYRDSPTRDALALFNNGTIKTYNENEISSSELLAEGATNTLSFGPILIQDGEIVSDFSSVKIDNNFGNRSIQDANPRTAIGMIAPNHYVFVVVDGRQDNSRGMTLAELADVMKGFGATEAYNLDGGGSSTMYFMGRVVNNPLGRNQERGVSDILYLTEGQGS is encoded by the coding sequence ATGATGAAGATGTATCAGAAACCAACCCGGAAAGACCCACATAAAAGACCGATCTCCCCAAGAAAGCGAAGATGGCTCATCATCACACTTGTCATCGTGCTTGCGGTAGGTGGAATCCTGTACAGCTTGGCTGACCGTTACCTGATCCGGCATGTGCAGGTGGTTGTAGCGGATGAGAACACAGCAACGGCAGCAACGGGCAATACGAATGATTCCACCAGTACTCCGACCACCGCAACTGAAGTGAATGCAACGTCAGATGATTGGGATTATTCGAGTGATGATATGGAGGTCCATATTGATAAGGTACAGTCAGGATCTGGCTCGGATCAGATTACGTATTATGTCGCTGATGTTCAGCTAACGGATGCAAGCAGCCTGCGAACTGCACTGGCAGATAATAGTTTTGGAACGAACATTACCGAGAATACGTCAGAGATTGCCGCAGCCAACAATGCGATCTTTGCCATTAATGGTGATTATTATGGATTCCGTGATGATGGTGTCATTATCCGAAATGGAACATTGTACCGGGACAGCCCGACGCGGGATGCACTTGCCCTGTTCAACAATGGGACCATAAAAACATATAACGAGAACGAGATTTCTTCCTCGGAACTGCTGGCTGAAGGTGCCACCAATACGTTATCCTTCGGGCCCATTCTGATTCAGGATGGCGAGATTGTCAGTGATTTTAGCAGTGTGAAAATTGACAATAACTTCGGCAACCGCTCCATTCAAGACGCAAATCCAAGAACTGCTATCGGCATGATTGCTCCGAATCATTACGTTTTCGTGGTAGTGGACGGACGGCAGGACAACAGCCGTGGCATGACCTTGGCAGAACTGGCCGATGTCATGAAAGGTTTCGGAGCAACTGAAGCCTACAACTTGGACGGCGGCGGTTCATCCACCATGTACTTTATGGGTCGAGTCGTTAATAACCCGCTGGGGCGTAACCAGGAACGTGGCGTAAGTGACATTTTATATCTGACGGAGGGACAAGGATCATGA
- a CDS encoding GNAT family N-acetyltransferase, whose product MKTIESFFEPFPVLETERTILRRLTYDDLDDMYSYCVVPAVSEFTTWDAHKSKEDTKAFLDFVMSRYDVNLIGPWAIEDKQTKRLIGSCNYLGCDSDNRRVELGYVLSDQYWNQGYMTEVVKRIIQFGFEEVGLERIQAQCLVKNTGSAKVMEKAGMQFEGVLRKYMKVKNELQDLKMYAIVKEDFYTNIK is encoded by the coding sequence ATGAAAACAATTGAAAGTTTCTTCGAACCATTTCCGGTATTGGAGACAGAACGGACGATACTCCGGCGGCTTACCTATGATGATCTGGATGATATGTATAGTTATTGTGTTGTACCTGCTGTCTCGGAGTTCACTACCTGGGACGCGCACAAGAGCAAAGAAGATACCAAAGCTTTTTTGGATTTTGTCATGAGCCGGTATGATGTGAATTTAATAGGCCCATGGGCCATTGAAGATAAACAAACCAAGCGGCTGATTGGGAGTTGTAACTATCTAGGGTGTGATAGCGATAACAGGAGAGTCGAGTTGGGATATGTGTTATCTGATCAATATTGGAATCAAGGCTACATGACCGAAGTGGTGAAACGAATCATCCAATTTGGATTTGAGGAAGTGGGATTGGAACGAATTCAGGCTCAATGTTTAGTGAAGAACACGGGCTCCGCGAAAGTCATGGAAAAGGCCGGCATGCAATTTGAAGGTGTGCTGAGGAAATACATGAAGGTGAAAAATGAACTTCAGGATCTGAAGATGTATGCCATTGTAAAAGAAGATTTCTATACTAACATTAAATAA
- a CDS encoding DUF2569 domain-containing protein codes for MEPHIQEQKTDYRPLGVSGLGGWLILVQIGLFLTLIFLALQLVLYCLPMLTTETWELLTSEQSAYYHPLWGPVVIFETVYNALFLVFSIYTIIALYSKKSIFPRLMIMFYSVSLAVSVIDYLLLLQIPMARELEDGNSLRDIGKSVLTCAIWIPYFIKSERVHNTFVR; via the coding sequence GTGGAACCACATATTCAAGAGCAAAAGACAGACTACCGTCCACTAGGCGTATCGGGCTTGGGTGGTTGGCTGATTCTCGTCCAGATCGGATTATTTCTTACGTTGATTTTCCTGGCGCTCCAATTGGTCCTGTATTGTTTGCCCATGCTTACCACAGAGACTTGGGAGTTGCTAACTTCGGAGCAATCTGCATATTATCACCCGCTATGGGGACCGGTCGTTATTTTTGAAACGGTATATAACGCACTGTTTTTAGTGTTTAGCATATATACTATCATTGCTTTGTATAGTAAAAAATCGATCTTTCCTCGTCTTATGATCATGTTTTATAGTGTCAGTCTAGCCGTTAGTGTCATTGATTATTTATTGTTGCTTCAGATTCCGATGGCGAGAGAACTTGAGGATGGAAACTCGTTAAGAGATATTGGCAAGTCGGTACTTACTTGTGCGATCTGGATTCCTTACTTTATCAAATCAGAGCGAGTTCATAACACATTTGTAAGATAA
- a CDS encoding histidine phosphatase family protein yields the protein MKVYLVRHGMDEEGYRGGWSDRGLTEQGINQSRKLGEHLHHHADEYNIHTIISSDLPRAVQTTREIEKRLNMQAGLMKDWREMNNGDLAGMLHKDAEEHYPGVYFNTLEMDSPFPGGESPRDFYSRISIAFENLFRGLEENTLKSNVLLITHGGVINILYYLLENREWSNQSSFYPMGNTSVHTVEKGRHGWKLSNVNGLSHLD from the coding sequence TTGAAAGTTTATCTGGTAAGGCATGGGATGGATGAGGAAGGGTATCGAGGCGGATGGAGCGATCGTGGACTTACGGAACAAGGAATCAATCAATCCAGGAAATTGGGAGAGCATTTGCATCATCATGCTGACGAGTACAACATACATACGATTATTAGCAGTGATCTTCCTCGTGCAGTACAGACTACACGGGAAATTGAGAAGAGATTAAACATGCAGGCTGGCTTAATGAAAGATTGGCGGGAGATGAATAACGGAGATTTGGCAGGCATGCTCCATAAGGATGCTGAAGAACATTACCCAGGGGTTTATTTCAACACCCTTGAGATGGATTCCCCTTTTCCGGGAGGAGAAAGTCCAAGAGACTTTTATAGCCGGATAAGCATTGCTTTCGAGAATCTTTTCAGAGGTCTAGAGGAGAATACACTCAAGTCCAATGTTCTGTTAATTACTCACGGCGGAGTGATTAACATCCTGTATTATCTGCTTGAGAATCGGGAATGGAGCAATCAGTCCAGCTTTTATCCCATGGGCAACACCAGTGTACATACCGTTGAAAAGGGAAGGCATGGTTGGAAACTTAGCAACGTAAATGGTTTGAGTCATCTAGATTAG
- a CDS encoding bifunctional glycosyltransferase family 2/GtrA family protein — protein MTILIPSYEPDVRLLNLVLRLQTFKLGPIVIVDDGSGPGYRGIFETAEAYGCTVLTHPVNLGKGRALKTGFQHIKEYGPQGGVVCADSDGQHLPHDIKRIFEVLLTQTRPGIVLGSRRFSGKIPARSRFGNTVTRAVFSLTTGTKVYDTQTGLRGFPYSMLDWLNQIPGDRFEYEMNMLLTAHKEGYEITEEFIDTVYLDHNESSHFRPLVDSFRIYRPILMFSTSSLLSALIDFGLLFVMQYFTHNLFLSVLAARLCSSIFNYTMNRKYVFSAGRISKVRHSLPKYFSLVLLVLLLNYGLLYFYNEKLIIPLLEAKLLTEVSIFLFSYWAQRRFVY, from the coding sequence ATGACGATATTAATTCCATCCTATGAACCCGATGTACGTTTACTGAATCTCGTTCTGCGGTTACAGACATTTAAGCTTGGACCCATTGTGATAGTGGATGATGGCAGTGGCCCAGGGTACCGTGGGATTTTTGAAACGGCAGAAGCCTATGGCTGTACGGTCCTGACACATCCCGTCAATCTGGGTAAGGGCAGGGCGTTGAAGACAGGCTTTCAGCATATTAAGGAGTACGGACCTCAAGGCGGTGTAGTGTGCGCAGATAGTGACGGACAGCATCTGCCACATGATATTAAGCGTATCTTCGAAGTGCTGCTCACACAAACGAGACCCGGAATTGTACTCGGCAGCCGTCGCTTCAGCGGGAAAATCCCAGCACGCAGCCGTTTTGGCAACACAGTCACTCGGGCAGTTTTTTCGCTCACGACAGGTACCAAAGTATATGACACGCAGACGGGTCTACGCGGTTTTCCTTACTCCATGCTGGATTGGCTGAACCAGATTCCCGGGGATCGGTTTGAATACGAGATGAACATGTTGCTAACGGCACACAAGGAAGGGTATGAGATTACGGAGGAGTTTATTGATACGGTGTATCTGGATCACAATGAGTCCTCTCATTTCCGCCCGCTGGTCGATTCGTTCCGGATCTATAGGCCAATCCTGATGTTCAGCACATCTTCGTTGCTGTCTGCTCTAATTGATTTTGGACTACTATTCGTCATGCAGTATTTCACTCACAATCTGTTTCTGTCGGTCCTTGCAGCAAGACTGTGCAGCTCCATCTTCAACTACACGATGAATCGGAAGTACGTGTTCTCCGCAGGGCGAATCTCGAAGGTTCGCCACTCTTTGCCCAAATACTTCTCACTTGTCCTACTGGTGCTGTTATTAAACTACGGTTTATTGTATTTTTATAATGAAAAATTAATTATCCCACTGCTCGAAGCCAAGCTGTTGACCGAGGTGTCCATCTTCCTGTTTAGCTACTGGGCGCAGCGCAGATTTGTCTATTAA
- a CDS encoding pyridoxal 5'-phosphate synthase → MSDQPIELLQRLKSLSGPFPTWDTGQLPERPGKLFLEWLRLAVENEVKEPHAMTISTVDHDGYPDARVLILKNVIDETFYFASSSESRKGQQLKENPYVALTFYWPSLGRQIRIRGIAEDQGDQAGADDFRKRSAGARAVAMTGHQSEVLDSEEVLDSAIETQKEHIQRDPDVVTPQWRLYAVNAQEVEFWQGDSKRKHVRVQYVMQDGQWKTRRLWP, encoded by the coding sequence ATGAGCGATCAACCAATTGAACTGTTGCAACGTTTAAAATCTTTATCCGGCCCATTTCCAACGTGGGATACGGGGCAGTTGCCGGAGCGGCCGGGAAAGCTATTTTTGGAGTGGTTGAGATTGGCAGTTGAGAACGAAGTGAAAGAACCTCATGCCATGACGATCTCCACCGTGGATCACGATGGTTATCCTGATGCGCGGGTGTTGATTTTGAAAAACGTAATCGACGAAACGTTTTATTTTGCTTCGAGTTCGGAGAGCCGAAAAGGGCAGCAGTTGAAGGAGAACCCTTATGTGGCTCTGACATTCTACTGGCCCTCACTGGGAAGACAGATTCGGATAAGGGGAATTGCCGAGGATCAGGGAGATCAAGCGGGCGCTGATGATTTCCGCAAACGGTCAGCTGGAGCGAGAGCAGTTGCCATGACAGGGCATCAGAGTGAGGTTTTGGATAGTGAGGAAGTGCTGGATAGTGCCATTGAAACTCAGAAAGAACACATTCAACGTGACCCCGATGTCGTTACACCACAATGGCGTTTATATGCCGTGAATGCACAAGAGGTGGAGTTCTGGCAGGGAGATTCAAAGCGTAAGCATGTGCGAGTCCAATATGTGATGCAAGATGGGCAGTGGAAGACACGCAGGTTGTGGCCTTGA
- a CDS encoding AAA family ATPase, producing MYLRSVELLSAKIENRDQYPFDIPAIRSLERLEITNNVTFFVGENGSGKSTLLEGIAHQCGFNTAGGGRNNTYETHASESSLGNYLRLAWLPKITNGFFMRSESFYQFASHVDEMPESLPYYGGRSLHEQSHGESFLSLFVNRFSSKGIYLLDEPEAALSPARQLSLLRILHDLSGTSQFIIATHSPILLGYPGAEILSFDDNHIQEVVYEDTDHYQITRSFLENRDRMLNELFKD from the coding sequence ATGTATCTTCGAAGTGTGGAACTCCTGTCGGCCAAGATCGAGAATAGGGACCAATATCCTTTTGACATCCCCGCGATCCGGTCCTTGGAACGATTGGAGATCACAAATAACGTTACTTTTTTTGTAGGTGAAAATGGTTCAGGGAAATCTACGCTGCTGGAAGGCATCGCACATCAATGTGGCTTCAATACCGCAGGGGGTGGCAGGAATAATACCTATGAGACACATGCTTCGGAATCCTCGCTCGGGAATTATCTCAGGCTGGCCTGGTTGCCCAAAATAACGAATGGTTTCTTCATGCGCTCTGAATCGTTCTATCAATTCGCATCACATGTCGACGAGATGCCGGAATCGCTTCCGTATTATGGCGGGCGTTCATTACATGAACAATCACATGGGGAGTCTTTTCTCAGTCTGTTCGTCAACCGCTTTAGTTCCAAAGGCATCTATCTGCTCGACGAGCCCGAAGCCGCATTGTCCCCAGCTAGGCAGCTCTCTTTATTGCGGATTCTTCATGATCTGTCAGGCACTTCGCAGTTCATTATTGCGACGCACTCACCTATTCTGCTCGGGTATCCGGGGGCGGAGATTTTAAGTTTTGACGATAACCATATTCAAGAGGTAGTCTATGAGGATACCGATCACTACCAGATTACCCGCAGTTTTCTGGAGAACCGCGACCGGATGCTGAATGAATTATTTAAAGACTAA
- a CDS encoding PTS transporter subunit EIIC — MLKSLQKLGKSLMLPVATLPAAGILQGLGLLNYEKDIPLGPVIGGFLNQYVVPFLNEGAGAIFGNLALIFAIGVAIGLAGDAVAALSALIAYMVLTRILGAVPGVFGYIPDDVKLDMGVLGGIFAGLLAAYMYKKYHNIKLPDWLGFFSGKRFVPMVTAGSMLVLAILFGMVWSPIQDAIGAFGAWIVGFGGVGSMVFMIANRLLIPLGLHHVLNSIAWFQIGDYTNAAGEVVHGDLTRFFNGDPTAGMFMSGFFPIMMFALPAAALALIHTARPEKRKMVASIFIGAAVASFLTGITEPLEFSFMFAAPLLYVVHAILTGAAALIMYLLNVKLGFAFSAGLIDYLVNMKLSTNPLLMIPVGLAFAVVYYFLFRFMIIKFNLKTPGREDDAYDADAPTNASAVAAASADTKAGKVLAEIGGTDNIESIDACITRLRLVVRDDKAVNDQALKQLGASGVMRLGGGAVQVIFGTQSEILKDEIKKLM, encoded by the coding sequence ATGCTGAAATCACTGCAAAAGCTGGGAAAATCCCTGATGCTTCCTGTAGCAACCCTGCCTGCGGCAGGTATTCTTCAAGGCCTCGGTCTTCTTAATTACGAAAAGGACATTCCACTCGGTCCCGTGATCGGGGGATTTCTTAATCAGTATGTAGTTCCATTCCTGAATGAGGGAGCGGGGGCGATCTTCGGCAACCTTGCGCTCATCTTCGCCATTGGGGTGGCAATCGGACTGGCGGGGGATGCGGTCGCCGCGCTTTCCGCCCTGATCGCTTATATGGTACTGACGCGGATTCTGGGAGCCGTTCCAGGTGTATTCGGCTATATTCCTGACGATGTCAAGCTGGATATGGGCGTATTGGGCGGGATATTTGCCGGACTGCTTGCAGCCTATATGTATAAAAAATATCATAATATCAAGCTTCCTGACTGGCTCGGCTTCTTCTCCGGCAAACGCTTTGTGCCGATGGTCACCGCCGGCTCCATGCTGGTGTTGGCCATCCTGTTCGGCATGGTCTGGAGCCCGATTCAGGATGCCATCGGCGCTTTCGGCGCCTGGATTGTAGGTTTTGGCGGCGTTGGCTCCATGGTGTTTATGATCGCCAACCGCCTACTCATCCCGCTCGGTCTGCATCATGTCCTCAACTCCATCGCCTGGTTCCAGATCGGAGATTATACCAATGCAGCCGGGGAAGTCGTGCACGGCGACCTGACCCGCTTCTTCAACGGAGACCCTACGGCAGGCATGTTCATGTCTGGCTTCTTCCCGATTATGATGTTCGCTCTTCCGGCGGCGGCGCTAGCCTTGATTCATACAGCCCGGCCTGAAAAGCGCAAAATGGTCGCTTCGATCTTTATCGGCGCAGCGGTGGCTTCGTTCTTAACGGGTATTACCGAGCCGCTCGAGTTCTCCTTTATGTTCGCGGCGCCTCTACTATATGTGGTTCACGCTATTCTTACCGGTGCGGCGGCCCTAATCATGTACCTGCTGAATGTTAAGCTGGGCTTCGCCTTCTCTGCAGGTCTAATCGATTACCTCGTGAACATGAAGCTGTCGACCAATCCGCTGCTCATGATCCCGGTCGGACTCGCATTTGCGGTCGTCTATTATTTCCTGTTCCGGTTCATGATTATCAAGTTCAACCTGAAAACGCCGGGGCGCGAGGATGACGCTTATGATGCCGATGCCCCCACTAATGCTTCCGCCGTGGCAGCGGCGTCTGCCGACACCAAGGCTGGCAAAGTGCTCGCCGAGATTGGGGGAACAGATAATATCGAGAGCATTGACGCCTGCATCACTCGCCTCCGGCTAGTTGTCAGGGACGACAAAGCCGTCAACGATCAGGCGCTCAAACAGCTCGGCGCTTCCGGCGTCATGAGGCTCGGTGGTGGAGCTGTGCAGGTCATCTTCGGCACTCAGTCCGAAATCCTGAAGGATGAGATTAAGAAGCTGATGTAA
- a CDS encoding radical SAM protein, whose translation MIAKNRYKSLELETPGVYELEGLEVGVTSNCNYKCDYCCAYNRDDGACIDSQEVIRIISELPRLKRVRLSGGEVTLKYQDCLEIVTYCAAHGIDTQLNSNASLLTEERILALRDAGLSNIHISFNYTDAEAYAAYYRVHPRMYERLEQNIRLCTEAGLETVLETLLFEGNQANMQAISDKVYDLGVRIHEIQNSIKMPHTDWSQIVSKESLVRSVTELIEHKKPDTTLYFTCMDRFAEQLNLREQPGVYFSNCVDGTKQLHLHGNGDILICELCHPVVIGNIYNGTSLKDIYAQQPPALTEFLEKRPCPAYDALFADA comes from the coding sequence TTGATAGCCAAAAACAGATATAAATCACTCGAACTGGAAACACCCGGCGTATATGAGCTGGAAGGGCTTGAAGTGGGAGTGACATCGAACTGCAATTATAAATGTGACTATTGCTGCGCCTACAATCGGGATGATGGAGCATGCATTGATAGTCAGGAAGTCATCCGCATTATTAGTGAGCTTCCTCGTCTTAAGCGCGTGCGGTTGTCCGGGGGAGAAGTTACCCTGAAATACCAGGATTGCTTGGAGATCGTGACGTACTGCGCGGCACATGGAATCGATACACAATTGAACAGTAATGCCAGTCTGCTGACAGAAGAACGGATTCTTGCTTTGCGTGATGCGGGCTTGTCCAACATCCATATCTCGTTCAACTATACGGATGCAGAGGCCTATGCTGCGTACTACCGTGTGCATCCTCGCATGTATGAGAGATTGGAACAGAATATCCGTTTGTGCACGGAAGCCGGTCTGGAGACGGTACTGGAAACGTTACTGTTTGAAGGTAATCAAGCGAATATGCAGGCCATTAGCGATAAGGTATATGATCTGGGTGTGCGCATCCATGAGATCCAGAACAGCATTAAGATGCCGCATACGGACTGGAGCCAGATTGTATCCAAAGAGTCTCTTGTACGATCTGTAACGGAATTAATTGAGCATAAAAAGCCAGATACAACGCTCTATTTCACCTGTATGGACCGGTTTGCTGAACAGTTGAATTTGCGGGAGCAACCGGGCGTGTATTTCTCTAATTGCGTGGATGGCACGAAACAACTTCACTTGCACGGCAACGGAGATATTCTCATCTGTGAGTTATGCCATCCTGTCGTGATTGGCAACATTTATAACGGAACGTCGTTGAAGGATATTTATGCCCAGCAGCCACCGGCGTTAACGGAATTTCTGGAAAAGCGGCCTTGTCCCGCATACGATGCTCTTTTTGCAGACGCATAA